A region from the Cannabis sativa cultivar Pink pepper isolate KNU-18-1 chromosome 9, ASM2916894v1, whole genome shotgun sequence genome encodes:
- the LOC133031069 gene encoding probable O-methyltransferase 3, which translates to MEKLRNSSSHVDLVVNEDNNTKLLRAQAHIWNHIFNFINSMSLKCAVELGIPDIINNHGKPMTISQLTLALPINKNKFQCLYRLMRLLTHSGFFALEKAKIEGEEEEECYVITEASKLLLKDNPMSVTPFLLLVLNPVLTKSFDVLNTWFQNDDSTPFVTTNRMAIWDYCSHEPKLAQSFNEAMASDARLVTSVLIKKCKGVFEEVDSLVDVGGGTGTVAKFIATTFPQIQCSVLDLPHVVAGLQGEKNLNFIDGDMFVEVPTAQVVLLKWILHDWSDENSIKILKKCKEAITRSEKKIGKVVVIDMIIENEKDEIDDESYETQLFMDMALLTLFSGQERNEKELSKLFKDAGFSHYKITPILGLRSLIEIYP; encoded by the exons ATGGAGAAATTAAGGAATTCTAGTAGTCATGTAGATTTGGTTGTGAATGAAGACAACAACACAAAATTACTAAGAGCTCAAGCCCACATATGGAACCATatcttcaatttcatcaattcCATGTCCCTAAAATGTGCAGTTGAATTAGGCATACCAGATATTATCAACAACCATGGAAAACCCATGACCATTTCTCAACTCACACTTGCACTCCCCATCAATAAAAACAAATTCCAATGTCTCTATCGCCTTATGCGACTTTTAACTCACTCTGGCTTTTTCGCTTTAGAAAAAGCCAAaatagaaggagaagaagaagaagaatgttATGTAATTACTGAAGCGTCCAAATTACTCCTCAAGGACAATCCTATGAGTGTCACACCCTTCTTGCTACTCGTGCTCAACCCTGTCTTGACCAAATCTTTCGATGTTCTCAATACTTGGTTCCAAAACGACGATTCAACCCCGTTTGTCACGACCAACAGAATGGCAATTTGGGATTATTGTAGCCATGAACCAAAACTAGCACAAAGTTTCAATGAAGCAATGGCTAGTGATGCGCGATTGGTGACAAGTGTACTAATCAAGAAGTGTAAGGGAGTGTTTGAAGAAGTTGATTCGTTGGTTGATGTTGGAGGAGGCACTGGGACTGTGGCCAAGTTTATTGCAACAACATTTCCTCAAATTCAAtgtagtgttttggatttaccaCATGTTGTAGCTGGTTTACAAGGTGAGAAGAATCTCAACTTCATTGATGGGGACATGTTTGTTGAAGTTCCTACTGCTCAAGTAGTTTTGTTGAAG TGGATATTACATGATTGGAGCGACGAAAATAGCatcaaaatactaaaaaaatgcaAAGAGGCCATAACTAGAAGCGAGAAGAAAATTGGAAAGGTGGTTGTTATCGACATGATTATTGAAAATGAGAAAGATGAAATCGATGATGAATCATATGAAACTCAACTCTTCATGGATATGGCACTATTGACTTTGTTTAGTGGACAAGAAAGAAATGAGAAAGAATTGTCTAAGCTCTTTAAAGATGCTGGGTTCTCTCATTATAAAATTACTCCTATTTTGGGTCTAAGATCTCTCATTGAGATTTAtccataa
- the LOC115723964 gene encoding shikimate O-hydroxycinnamoyltransferase-like yields the protein MDMVINIKERAMVKPAKETPKDPIWLSNLDLMTTSVHITNIYLYRNNNGDAKFFDTELLKHALAKVLVPFYPLAGRLRYDNGGRLEINCNSEGVLFMVAETDSVMDDLVGCAPTVELLKLTPFIDRSAGVSSFPLLAAQITQFKCGTVSVGFSNQHRLADGTAAMYFVNAWSEVARGLHLSQHPILDRALLRARNPPQPNFDHIEYQQSPLPLSKSTQQQEPNPIVKVFKFTRDQIKILKAKSQQNGTNNYSTFEILSTHIWRCASKARSLPSNQVTKLFTLINGRTKLDPPLQPHLFANVLYATSTVVTIGDLVTNPINYGASKIRQTLVKMDNSYLRSAIDYLELRPNLINGPGRGADVYESPNFGIVCWIGLPMYDSDFGWGRPFYVTPVGLRLEGKAYILPPGPINNGNLFVAIALKVEHMKVFEKLLYDGVCVGNSTL from the exons atgGATATGGTGATTAACATTAAGGAGAGGGCAATGGTGAAGCCAGCAAAAGAGACACCAAAAGATCCAATTTGGTTGTCAAACTTGGATTTAATGACTACAAGTGTGCATATAACTAATATATACTTGTATAGAAACAATAATGGTGATGCCAAGTTTTTTGACACTGAGCTTCTTAAACATGCCTTAGCAAAGGTGTTGGTGCCCTTTTATCCCTTGGCGGGTCGGCTAAGGTATGACAATGGCGGTCGCCTTGAAATCAATTGTAATTCGGAGGGTGTCCTTTTTATGGTGGCCGAGACAGATTCTGTTATGGATGATTTGGTTGGATGTGCTCCCACTGTTGAGCTTCTAAAGCTTACTCCTTTTATTGATCGTTCTGCTGGTGTTTCTTCATTTCCTCTTTTAGCTGCACAG attACTCAGTTCAAATGTGGTACAGTATCAGTAGGTTTCAGTAACCAACACCGTTTGGCCGATGGCACAGCAGCCATGTACTTCGTCAACGCATGGTCCGAAGTGGCTCGTGGTCTTCACCTATCACAACACCCAATCCTCGACCGAGCATTACTTCGTGCTAGAAACCCACCACAACCAAATTTCGATCACATAGAGTACCAACAATCACCACTACCACTCTCTAAATCTACTCAACAACAAGAGCCCAATCCAATAGTCAAAGTTTTCAAATTCACTAGGGACCAAATCAAGATTCTCAAAGCCAAATCTCAACAAAATGGTACCAATAACTATAGCACATTTGAGATTCTATCAACTCATATTTGGAGATGTGCATCTAAAGCAAGGTCACTTCCAAGTAACCAAGTTACTAAATTGTTCACTCTAATTAATGGTAGGACTAAATTGGACCCACCACTCCAACCTCATTTATTTGCCAATGTTTTATATGCAACTTCAACTGTTGTTACCATTGGTGATCTTGTAACCAACCCAATAAATTATGGTGCTAGTAAGATTCGCCAAACTTTGGTTAAAATGGATAATAGTTACTTGAGATCGGCTATTGATTACTTAGAGCTTAGGCCCAATCTCATTAATGGGCCTGGTCGTGGGGCTGATGTTTACGAAAGCCCAAATTTTGGGATAGTTTGTTGGATTGGGCTGCCAATGTATGATTCTGATTTTGGATGGGGTCGGCCTTTTTATGTGACCCCTGTTGGGCTTCGTTTAGAGGGTAAAGCTTACATTTTACCTCCCGGCCCAATTAATAATGGTAACTTATTTGTTgctattgctttgaaagttgaaCACATGAAAGTGTTTGAGAAGTTGTTATATGATGGTGTGTGTGTTGGGAATTCTACTCtttaa
- the LOC115722957 gene encoding probable O-methyltransferase 3 gives MEKSRNSSSHVDLVVNEDNNTKLLRAQAHIWNHIFNFINSMSLKCAVELGIPDIINNHGKPTTISQLTLALLINKNKSHCLYRLMRLLTHSGFFALEKIKIKGEEEEEGYVITEASKLLLKDNPMSVTPLLLVLLDPTLTKPYDVLSTWFRNDDSTPFVTTNGMAIWDYYSHEPKLAQSFNEAMASDARLVTSVLIEKCKGVFEGVDSLVDVGGGTGTVAKSIAITFPQIQCSVLDLPHVVAGLQGEKNLNFIAGDMFVEVPTAQVVLLKWILHDWSDENSVKILKKCKEAITKSEKKIGKVVVIDMIIENEKDEIDDESYETQLFMDIELMTLFSGRERNEKELSKLFKDAGFSHYKITPILGLRSLIEIYP, from the exons ATGGAGAAATCAAGGAATTCTAGTAGTCATGTAGATTTGGTTGTGAATGAAGACAACAACACAAAATTGCTAAGAGCTCAAGCCCACATATGGAACCATatcttcaatttcatcaattcCATGTCCCTAAAATGTGCAGTTGAATTAGGCATACCAGATATTATCAATAACCATGGAAAACCCACGACCATTTCTCAACTCACACTTGCACTCCTCATCAACAAAAACAAATCTCATTGTCTTTATCGCCTTATGCGACTTTTAACCCACTCTGGCTTTTTCGCTttagaaaaaatcaaaataaaaggagaagaagaagaagaaggttaTGTAATTACTGAAGCCTCCAAATTACTCCTTAAGGACAATCCCATGAGTGTCACACCCTTATTGCTAGTCCTGCTCGATCCTACCTTAACCAAACCTTATGATGTTCTCAGCACTTGGTTTCGAAACGACGATTCCACCCCGTTTGTCACGACCAACGGAATGGCGATTTGGGATTATTATAGCCATGAACCAAAACTAGCACAAAGTTTCAATGAAGCAATGGCTAGTGATGCGCGATTGGTGACAAGTGTACTAATTGAGAAGTGTAAGGGAGTGTTTGAGGGAGTTGATTCGTTGGTTGATGTTGGAGGAGGCACTGGGACTGTGGCCAAGTCTATTGCAATAACATTTCCTCAAATTCAAtgtagtgttttggatttaccaCATGTTGTAGCTGGTTTACAAGGTGAGAAGAATCTCAACTTCATTGCTGGGGACATGTTTGTTGAAGTTCCTACTGCTCAAGTAGTTTTGTTGAAG TGGATATTACATGATTGGAGCGACGAAAATAGCgtcaaaatactaaaaaaatgcaAAGAGGCCATAACCAAAAGCGAGAAGAAAATTGGAAAGGTAGTTGTCATCGACATGATTATTGAAAATGAGAAAGATGAAATCGATGATGAATCATATGAAACTCAACTCTTCATGGATATAGAACTAATGACTTTGTTTAGTGGACGAGAGAGAAATGAGAAAGAATTGTCTAAGCTCTTTAAAGATGCTGGGTTCTCTCATTATAAAATTACTCCTATTTTGGGTCTAAGATCTCTCATTGAGATTTAtccataa
- the LOC115723965 gene encoding shikimate O-hydroxycinnamoyltransferase-like, whose amino-acid sequence MVTVINIDERTIVKPAKETPRDPIWLSNLDLMTTSVHITNIYLYRNNNGDAKFFDTELLKHALAKVLVPFYPLAGRLRYDNGGRLEINCNSEGVLFMVAETDSVMDDLVGCAPTVELLKLTPFIDRSVGVSSFPLLAAQITRFKCGAVSVGFSNQHRLADGTAAMYFVNAWSEVARGLHLSQHPILDRALLRARNPPQPNFDHIEYQQSPLPLSKSTQQQEPNPIVKVFKFTRDQIKILKAKSQQNGTNNYSTFEILSTHIWRCASKARSLPSNQVTKLFTLINGRTKLDPPLQPHLFANVLYATSTVVTIGDLVTNPINYGASKIRQTLVKMDNRYLRSAIDYLELRPNLINGPGRGADVYESPNFGIVCWIGLPMYDSDFGWGRPFYVTPVGLRLEGKAYILPPGPINNGNLFVAIALKVEHMKVFEKLLYDGVCVGNSTL is encoded by the exons ATGGTTACGGTGATTAACATTGACGAAAGGACAATTGTGAAGCCAGCAAAAGAGACACCAAGAGATCCAATTTGGCTGTCAAATTTGGATTTAATGACTACAAGTGTGCATATCACTAATATATACTTGTATAGAAACAACAATGGTGATGCCAAGTTTTTTGACACTGAGCTTCTTAAACATGCCTTAGCTAAGGTGTTGGTGCCCTTTTATCCCTTGGCGGGTCGGCTAAGGTATGACAATGGCGGTCGCCTTGAAATCAATTGTAATTCGGAGGGTGTCCTTTTTATGGTGGCCGAGACAGATTCTGTTATGGATGATTTGGTTGGATGTGCTCCCACTGTTGAGCTTCTAAAGCTTACTCCTTTTATTGATCGTTCTGTTGGTGTTTCTTCATTTCCTCTTTTAGCTGCACAG attACTCGGTTCAAATGTGGTGCAGTATCAGTAGGTTTCAGTAACCAACACCGTTTGGCCGATGGCACAGCAGCCATGTACTTCGTCAACGCATGGTCCGAAGTGGCTCGTGGTCTTCACCTATCACAACACCCAATCCTCGACCGAGCATTACTTCGTGCTAGAAACCCACCACAACCAAATTTCGATCACATAGAGTACCAACAATCACCACTACCACTCTCTAAATCTACTCAACAACAAGAGCCCAATCCAATAGTCAAAGTTTTCAAATTCACTAGGGACCAAATCAAGATTCTCAAAGCCAAATCTCAACAAAATGGTACCAATAACTATAGCACATTTGAGATTCTATCAACTCATATTTGGAGATGTGCATCTAAAGCAAGGTCACTTCCAAGTAACCAAGTTACTAAATTGTTCACTCTAATTAATGGTAGGACTAAATTGGACCCACCACTCCAACCTCATTTATTTGCCAATGTTTTATATGCAACTTCAACTGTTGTTACCATTGGTGATCTTGTAACCAACCCAATAAATTATGGTGCTAGTAAGATTCGCCAAACTTTGGTTAAAATGGATAATAGATACTTGAGATCGGCTATTGATTACTTAGAGCTTAGGCCCAATCTCATTAATGGGCCTGGTCGTGGGGCTGATGTTTACGAAAGCCCAAATTTTGGGATAGTTTGTTGGATTGGGCTGCCAATGTATGATTCTGATTTTGGATGGGGTCGGCCTTTTTATGTGACCCCTGTTGGGCTTCGTTTAGAGGGTAAAGCTTACATTTTACCTCCCGGCCCAATTAATAATGGTAACTTATTTGTTgctattgctttgaaagttgaaCACATGAAAGTGTTTGAGAAGTTGTTATATGATGGTGTGTGTGTTGGGAATTCTACTCtttaa